CTGACAGAAAACCGCCTCCGGGATTGATCACCGGCGCAGCAAACATGAGCAGGATGTACAGGATACTCATGACAAACATACTCGTGCCCGCAATGGTCGCAAACTTTTTCAGCGGATTTAATCCCCTGCTTGCCACCCAGCAGAAAAACAGCAGTACGCCGAACGTCGCCAGCTGTACCGCCCGGGTGTGAAAGGATGCATACTTCTCCGCATTCTGAAAAATCATCCAGCTCAGCGCCTTTAAGCCGCCGGAGCCCTTGGCTGCAATATACGTCACATGGCAGGCCCAGTACGTCCAGCCCGCATAATAGGCCGCCTTCGCCCCAGTTGTTTCATGGATCCAGGAGCTCACACCGCCGCCTGAATTTTTGAACGCGGATCCCAGTTCACCTACCATCAGCGCATACGGCACAAAGTACAGCGCAAACATGAGGATCCAGGAAAAAATCACCTGTGTTCCGTTGAAGTACATAAAGCCGTTCAGCACATTTCCAAAGCTCCATAATGTGGAAAAGCACATAAACGCAAGCATGTACCACTTGATCTGATTGTTTGAATTACCCATTGAAAATTCTCTCCTTATCAAAATCTCATTCCTTTAGATAACTATAAAACAACGAAGCCCGTTAGCCCTTGTGGTTAGCGGGTTTTCGCTGTTCTGTACTTGTTGCAAAATCCGCTTCGGTCAAATCTCGGTCAAATAATTTTCTAAAGAAATGTTGCACCTTTTCTATTCTCTTTCTTATTCTTGTTCTGATTATATGATTTCCTTATACAAATTCTGTAATTTATCCATTTCCGATTTTGCTTTATCATCTGTGACGTGCGTATACAAATCCAGTGTGATTGCTATGGAATAATGTCCGAGGAATCCTTGTACTACCTTTGCGTCAATCCCGGCTTCAAAACAACGCGTTGCAAAAGTATGACGAAGTGCATGTGGATAAAAATGCGGAATCGGTATAAACACTGTCTTGTTTTTCTCTGCCTGCTTTTTTCGTTCCTTATTGATAGATTTTTCTATCCAGTCTAACGTCACTTGAAAGGTGTGTTCTGTAATCGGTTTTCCGTTCTTTCCAACAAACACAAGATTTTCAAATCCCTCTAATGGTTGCCATTCACTAGCTGACAACTGCATTTCTTTCAACTGAATCCACTGACGTTTTAAAGCCTTATACACACTGTCCTGCATGGGAATCGTCCGTATACTGTTCTTTGTCTTTGGTGTCTGGTACTTGAATACATACTTCTTTGTTTCCTTATCTTTGATATACACCAACGTTTTATTTACAGAAATTTCCCGTTTCCGAAAATCTACATCATCCCATGTAAGCCCAAGCAGTTCTCCGCCACGCATTCCCGTTCCGAGTGCTACCTGTATGAGATTCTCGTGTATTCTCTCCTTTGCGTGTTCCAATACTTCCCGTTGTTCTTTCACAGTCAGTACCCGTATCTGTTTTGTCTTTGTTTTGGGAACTTCCACTCCTGCACATGGGTTGAATGTAAGAATCCTGTTATGCACTGCATATTTGAACATAGCATTGAGAATATTATACACATCCCGTATAGTCTTTGTGCTGTAATCATCATCTGCCATATTCTGAAGCAGACGTTCCAAAATAATCGGATTAAAATCTGCCACACGTTGTTTTCCTATCTGCTTCTTTATGTAACGTCTGTAAAAATCATCATAACGTACTTGTGTACTCTCCTTGATAGTCCGCTTCTTATGGGTATTCAGCCAGATATCAAACCATGTATCCAGAGTGATATTATCGCCCTTTCCTTTCAACCCATGCTTGACTTCATAGCGTAAATCTTCCATTTCTTGAACTAACTTTTTTAAGTCCGCATTATCTTTTGTATACGTTTCTCCTTTGTAATAAAACCGCCCTCTGTAAATTCCGCTTTTTCTCTGCATAATTCCCGGCGGTAATGGATTTCCTTTTAAGTCCTTGCCCAATCTGCACGCTCCTTTCCGTGCAAGGACTATCAGAACTGGTCTGACAGTATTATATGCTTATTTGTGTTTATACTGCAATTACTTCATATTTATTTTTCAGATTATGCCCTTCGTTTTTCTTCAAAAACTGGTCTAAAACCTCAGAGCGTATAAGAATCTTATTTCCAATCCTTATGACCGGAATCTTCTGCCATGTAATCAGCTTTCGCAGATTATTTCTTCCAATTCCCGTATACTCTGACGCTTCATTCACTGTAAGGGCTTTCTTTGTCTGTATCGTTTTCTGTGTATGTTCTGTCAAAGATTCTCCTTTCTTCTTCCCTCAAAAGGAAAGATTTTTTATAGTCCTCATATATGCGTTGTTGTTCTTCGTTCATCTGCCCCCGTTCTATTAGCTGGCGGATATAATCTCTGTTATCCAGTTTTCCGATTTTATCCATTAGCTTTAAAGAGG
Above is a window of Oscillospiraceae bacterium NTUH-002-81 DNA encoding:
- a CDS encoding tyrosine-type recombinase/integrase; this translates as MGKDLKGNPLPPGIMQRKSGIYRGRFYYKGETYTKDNADLKKLVQEMEDLRYEVKHGLKGKGDNITLDTWFDIWLNTHKKRTIKESTQVRYDDFYRRYIKKQIGKQRVADFNPIILERLLQNMADDDYSTKTIRDVYNILNAMFKYAVHNRILTFNPCAGVEVPKTKTKQIRVLTVKEQREVLEHAKERIHENLIQVALGTGMRGGELLGLTWDDVDFRKREISVNKTLVYIKDKETKKYVFKYQTPKTKNSIRTIPMQDSVYKALKRQWIQLKEMQLSASEWQPLEGFENLVFVGKNGKPITEHTFQVTLDWIEKSINKERKKQAEKNKTVFIPIPHFYPHALRHTFATRCFEAGIDAKVVQGFLGHYSIAITLDLYTHVTDDKAKSEMDKLQNLYKEII
- a CDS encoding helix-turn-helix domain-containing protein; translated protein: MQTKKALTVNEASEYTGIGRNNLRKLITWQKIPVIRIGNKILIRSEVLDQFLKKNEGHNLKNKYEVIAV